A window of Micromonospora sp. WMMC415 genomic DNA:
TCAACGCGAGGGTCTTCTGCGCGCGGAACGGGTCGATGAAGGCGGTGGCGACGTCCGGGAGCAGGAGCATGTCCGACTCGTGGATGGCCTGGAAACCGCGGATGGACGACCCGTCGAAGGCGAGGCCGTCGGTGAAGAGGTCGTCGGCGACCGACTCGACCGGCAGGTTGAAGTGCTGCATCACGCCGGGCAGGTCACAGAAACGTACGTCGACGAACTTCACGTCCTCGTTCTTGAGGTAACGCAGGAGTTCCTCGGGATTGGCGAACACTCGTCCTCCTGGCACGTCCACTGGGTGGCTGGGCTTCTGGCGACGCTATGGCCGCGCGGTTGCCCGGCCATGTCTTCGGTGTTTCTGCCGTGTTACGTCCCTCGCGGAGCGTCATCCGCGCGGCTCAACCGCGCCTGGCCGGCCGGTGGGAGGCGTCCGGCTGTGCCAGTGTAGTGACAACTGCCATGCTTGGTCCGTTTTTGCGTCCCGGGGTGGCCGGTCCCGGCCCGGCCGCCTGACTACCCTTGTCCGTTGTGACGAACCCGGCCGACCGCCCCGTACCGCCCGCCTCGGACCCGACTTTCACCCCGCCCGGCCTGGGCCGGCGTTTCGGCGCGCTGGTGATCGACTGGGTGCTCTGCCTGCTGGTCGCCCGGGGCTTCGCCGACCCGGTGACCGAGGGCTGGGCGCCGGTGCTGGTCCTGATCGTCGAGTACGGCTTCTTCCTCGGCCTCTTCGCCCAGACCCCGGGCATGTTCATCACCAGGGTCCGCTGCGTGTCCTGGGCCGACGGTGGCCGGATCGGGGTGCTCCGCGGGCTGCTGCGCGGCGTCCTGCTCGCCCTCGTGGTACCCGCCCTGATCATGGACGCCAACCGTCGCGGCCTGCACGACCGCGCCGCCGCCTCCGTCGTCACCTCCGCCCCCCGCTGACCGCCCACGAGACGGCGGGAGCCGGGCCCCGAGGGGGCCCGGCTCCCGCTGCGTACGGCGTGGGTCAGCGGCCGCGGGACTGGCGGAAGGCGCCGCGCGGGGGCCGCATGTTCTTCGGGATCGCGCCCTTCGGCAGCTGCGGCCGGGCGCTGAGCGCCTTGAGGCGCTTGTCCAGCGCGTTGACGTCCTTGCCGGTCAGGTTCCGGGGCAGCTTCATCAACGTCATCCGCAGCTTGCGGATGGGCAGCTCACCCTCCTCCTGGCCGATCACGTAGTCGTAGAGCGGCGCCGAGCCGATCACCTTGGCCAGCCGGCGCTTCTCCTGGCCGAGCAGGCCGCGCACCCGCTGCGGGTTCCCCTCCGCCAGCAGGATCACGCCGGGCCGGCCGATGACCAGGTGCACCATGTCCATCTGGGTGGTCGAGCTGACCGCCGGCGTGACCCGCCAGTCGCCGCGCATGCTCTCCATGATCTGCGCCGCCGCGCCCGGCTGGCCCTCGGCCGCGTTCATCATCGCCCGGTTGGACCGCAGGTTGAGCACGATCAGCAGGCAGAGCAGGGTGAACAGGATGCCGAGCGGGATCGCGAACCAGCCCCAGGCGAGGAACGCGACCACGGTCAGCGCGAGCGGGATGACCACCGCGGCGAAGGCCAGGGGCGCGAACCACCTGTCCTGCTTGGCGGTGAACCGGAACACCATCCCGATCTGCTTCAGCCGCTGGCCGAACGACACCTTCTCCTGGGGATTTGCCATGCCGCTGAGTCTAGTGGTCGGCGCACCCCCCGGTGATCCGCGGGCGGCTGAGTACCTTACGTCGCCGTAGCGCCGGCCGCCGGTCGAGGTAAGGAGGGCGGGCTGGCGAAGATCAGGCGGTGCACCCATGCCCCGCGGGCACCTTCGGGCGGAGAGTCAGAGTCGGCAAACGACAACGACCACGAGGAGCCCGAGATGTTCACCCACGACGCGGAGTTCCTGCTCTCCGTCCACCGTACGCACGCCGCCGAGCTGCGGGCCGAGGCCGCCGTCGACCGGCTGGCCCGGAGCCTGCCGCACCGTTCCGCCCGCGGCTGGCTGAGCCGGCGTCACCACGCCGGCCGCCCCGGCGACAGCCGCCGGTGACCACCGCGCAGCCGGTCGCACCGGTCGCACCGGCCGCGCCGGCCGCACCGTCGGCACCGGCGGCACCGTCGGCACCAGCCGCACCGTCGGCGCCGGTCCTACCGCCCGGGTCCGCCGAGGCGCAACCGGTCCCACCGGCCGGGTCCGCCGAGGCGCACCCGGCCC
This region includes:
- a CDS encoding RDD family protein, encoding MTNPADRPVPPASDPTFTPPGLGRRFGALVIDWVLCLLVARGFADPVTEGWAPVLVLIVEYGFFLGLFAQTPGMFITRVRCVSWADGGRIGVLRGLLRGVLLALVVPALIMDANRRGLHDRAAASVVTSAPR
- a CDS encoding DUF4191 domain-containing protein; translation: MANPQEKVSFGQRLKQIGMVFRFTAKQDRWFAPLAFAAVVIPLALTVVAFLAWGWFAIPLGILFTLLCLLIVLNLRSNRAMMNAAEGQPGAAAQIMESMRGDWRVTPAVSSTTQMDMVHLVIGRPGVILLAEGNPQRVRGLLGQEKRRLAKVIGSAPLYDYVIGQEEGELPIRKLRMTLMKLPRNLTGKDVNALDKRLKALSARPQLPKGAIPKNMRPPRGAFRQSRGR